The Drosophila sechellia strain sech25 chromosome 2L, ASM438219v1, whole genome shotgun sequence region acaaaatttaacTTAACTAAGGATTAATCGGTATTTGAACTGTAACATAAAGTGCTTTTGTGTTTCTGCTGAaatgatatatgtatactCAGGCTGAGGTAGAGACAGCACGAAATTTAAAGTTGCGGAGGGTCTGGAGACATTGTGGATAGTAGATAGGAGGTCCTGGCATAGGTTCGCTTAAGGTTAGTTCATTTGATATCGGCCAGAAACTTGAGTCCATATTAGTTCACAGCTTACTGCTCGGCCATCAGGCAGAACTTGTCGGCCATCAGGGTGAGCACCTTTTCCAGCTTGTTGTGCCGATCTTCGGCCTTGGCCGTTGCTCCGGAACTGCCCCATAGGAACTTGACATGGAACTCGGTTCTGCAAGGATATGGGAAAATTGAGGGAGACTGGAGAACGGTGTATTCTATCATATTACCGAAAAGCATCAGCTAGAAGCTCATCGAGACGAGGACTGGCATCCTCCAGGATAATCTTGGCATTCTTTCGATACAATTCCAAGTTCTTAAGGAAGCCACGCGATGCATCCAGATGCTGGAAGTTGATGGTCATGCCAAAGTCATCCGCTTTCGACTCCCAAGGAGCAATACAGGTGTGGTACAGAGCAGGGCGATCTTCGATGTTCGAGTGGTTTATGATGTCCATGACGGGTCGATCGATCAGTAGTGCGTACAGCAGAACATGGGGAACGGTTGTGTTTGGAGCCTGTGGATTGGAGGCCTCGTTCATGATGCTCAACGTGGGTCGCAACTTGGCCTCGAAGGTGAAGGCGCTGTCCGTGTACTGTTGCCTAAGGATGTGCCAGGCCTGGTCGAGCTTTTGGATCTGAAAGAGGTGGTGGGATAATAGAAAATTGGTGACGATGGATCGCTTTAGCCAAGTTGATTAATGGCATGCAAAATTGCTAATTACTAAACACCATTAAAACACTACAGATTAACTGTCAAAATAAAAAGATCATCTAAATCATGCCTCGTTTGCCAAGCAATAAACTGTGATGATGACCTAATGTATACCTGTCAGCAACAAACTAACAATTAtcttattttttatacacTGCACTAAACTAGTATTCACCTGTTGCATGCATAGGCCCAACATGATGGCGCTGAATCCAAACAGATTGCCTAGAGCCGTCTTAGTTTCCACTGCGATCTGAATCCATTTACTGAGCAGTTGAGCCCGGTCCAGATCCGTTTGACAGGTGAGTATGGTCACTGCGACCATCAGCTTGATGCACTGCGTCCGCTCTATTATGTCCTCCCTAAAGACCTTTCCATGGGGCAGTGTTAGCAGCTCAAGACCCGAACAGCTCAGATAGTACTCCTCCTCGTTCGACGGCTCCTCCAAAAACAGGGCAATGTCGATGCGAGTGATGTGCTCCGCCAGCAGCTTCGGGCCCGTCTCCAGAAGCATCATCTTGAAGGTGTTTAGAGCATCGCCATCCAGGGGCTTGTTCTCCACAGATGGCAGTAGCAAAGTAACAAAGTTCTCAAAGTCAAACTTGCTTGCCTGTAaatacaatatataaatatttatttagataaAGATTTAGAGGCTAGACTTCAAGGCAACTTACCGTTTTAACTTCTTCTATGGCCATGGTGAATAGTTCTTCCTCAGCGGCCAGGACATCGAACTCCGTGAAGCTCTTCAGCGTTCCGTTCGAGACCGAAGTAGTCATAAATCGGGGATTCTTGATTATCACACCACGCTGTACGCTCGCCTCACATGCATCTCCTAGAGCCGAATCACCGGACCCGTTTCCCGAGTCGGATCCACTGGCCTGGTATGCCAGCACCGCTGCCATGGGCTCCTTGCGTGGCTTGGGCGGCGGACTGGGTGGCCGTGAGTCCGACGGCGAGTCCAGGCTGCAGTTCCTCGCCAGGCTCGAGATTCGGGCCACCGCTTGCTGGCGCAGAGCCTGTGCCGCAGAAGTGTTGGGTCTCGGCAGCGAGTGGGTGGTGAACTTGCTCTCCAGGTGCTGCTCACTGGTCGGGTTACACCTGGCGATTGTCTGGAAGCGCATTATTCCGTTGCCGTTGCCGTTCTCGAGCTCCTGcatctgcagctgctgctcctgaagcttgttgatgttgctgaCCAACATGGCCTGGGCTGGGGTGAGGCTCTGGGAGCGCTGTTGCTTCTTGCAGGGCAGCCGCGGCGGCGGAGGAACCTCTCTACGTGCCCTCGGCGGCGAGCAGTGCGGACTTGCCGGTGACTCAGCCATCGGCgtgagctgttgctgctgctgctgctgcggttcGAAGCGGAAGGTAGGGGTCATTCCTGCTCCCACTGCACCATTACTGCCCATCGGCGAGTTTAGAGGACTCAGACCTCGCAGACCGGCCAGCATCTGCGTGTGCAGCTGGTTGCCCACGATCTTATGGCCGTAGAAGGAGAGCGGATAGGTGCGATTGCAGGGAAACTGAATGAGCGCTCCCGAGGCCGACGAGATGGGTTTGCCTGATCCCACGTAGAAGGTAATTAGGTCGGGCACCGTATCAAAGGCATCCTCCTCGAACTGGTATTGCACCCGTTCGTAAACCGTCTCCGGTTGAAGCACCAACTGCAATGCATAAGCACATTATATACTACTTGGTAAACTGGTACTCCAATATCGAAAACAGTGCGTACCCACCTTGTTAAGTACGAAGTGCAGTACGGCTGCTTTGCTCCGGCAGCTGAGCACATAGTTGTCCGGCTGGGAGGCGCAGTCGCGGACTAGGAAGTCGCCCTCGCGCTGCACGATCTCCTCGGCCCGCTGGCGTGGCAGTGCGCCGTGGTACCAGGCGTGGGAACGCAGCTCCCTGGCGTCCAGACTCAGCTCCCACTCGAGCGCCTTCTTCAGGGCGATGGCCTCCTGTTGCTCACTGGGACTGGGCTGGGCGGTGGCCAGCGGAGTGGTGGCGTTGCTGCTCCCATAGCCCTCCATCCTGCTGTCTTCGATGGCCCAATGGGGACTGTTGCACTTGGAGCGCGGCCTCAGTTCCTCGTAGCTGTCAGCGGAGAGATGAATGAGAGAGTTAATTTCCCTTATTTTGGGTAATTTGATGGTAACAAAGGCTATTACTCCCACAGGCGGCTTTGGGGAAATTTGCTCCCACAGGATTTGGTCCTTGGTATATGGACAACTTACTATGTGTGAAGTTCAAGTGCAAAAAAAGTAGAAATCAAATTGCAGACCTAATGTTTTGCCATGATGAATTCAATGGAACTTCAAAAAACTTATATACTAACAATAAGGATTTAGTTTTTTAGGAATTGGATTTGCCTCTGTTATTACTCACCTGCTACGCCCATTTTGCAGTAGAAAATTTAGGACAGGACACACCCAAACCCAATTGTTTAGTAGTACGAAAGAACTCGAAGCACCAGCTGCCTGAATAATACGATTTCTAAAGAAAACTCTCCATTTGGGAATAGATAGACTTCTCTAGCACAGAATTAGTCTCGAAAAAAAAGGAGTGCAGTTTAAGGTCCTTCGTATTGTAGTAGTCTGAACTCCCTGCCGCTTGAATCTGCTCTGAAAAGTTCACGGCAAAGGACTCGAGTGCGGTGCACTTTTGGGGGTTGGACACCGATTTCTGTGCACCACGCTGCTCCGCGCAGtttgttttgggttttgttGGAAAACTCTAAGGACGCTCGAAGTCACTTTTTGGGAAATTCGCGGAGCATGCGCAGAATCTATGTTATGGTTGTCCATTGAGGGTAAAAAGAAGTCTTGTGGATGTTGTGGAGGATGTTGAATATTTcagttaaaaaataaaatactacAAAATGCCTAATATAATAGCATTGAGGTTTTAAGAAGATTTTGAGGGGTTGATTTTGAAACTGCACACTTACATGGTGGAAGTCTCATCAAAGGTTAGTTGCTTCAGGACCTTGCCACTCTTGGTGGTAATCACGCCGGGTCCGCTATCGCCGCTTCCCGCCATATCTTGGGGATTCTCACCCAGATACACCAATGGACAGGAGTTCTTGCGTCGTGGCACTGCTCGCGGCGCACTGCTCATTGCTAGACAAGATTCGAGTAGATAACTTAGTGGGGGAACTACGTTTTACGTATCTCTTCCACTGGCTTACCTTCCAGATTCATGGACTGCCTTCGCTTGGCACGAACACCCATCAAACTGTTGACCATCCGCTGGCGATGGGCACCGCGCACGCCACATTGCTTCAGCTCCTTGTCCGTGATGTCCACCACGTCGTCCACGGTGCTGAACTCCTGTAGGTTTCCTATTTAACATAACATACAGTCTCAATTGGGaactgctgatcatgcaaacCTTCGTACTGCTGCAGCTCCAGAAGGTCCAGCCACTCGCTTATGCTCATCCTGGAGTTGTGCACCATTACGGACAGATCTTCGCGACGACGCACTGTGTTCGAGTACCGAAAGTTCCACAAAATGCCTACGAAGCGGTTACGAAATGGGCCATTATGATCAGAATCATAGACATAAGCAGCTGTTTTCGGCACTCACTGCTCCTCCGATTCGGCTCTTGGCGGTTCACCAGCGGTCGGGCCTGGGTGTTGCCCATGGTTCCTAGACGATCTTCGTAAATCCAATGTACAGATCTGAAAGATCTTTAAATTCTGGAACAGTACCGAACACCTCAGCTGAAACTCAACCGCGCACTTCGCTTTGGGGAAAACAACTGAACGTGAGCAAATGTTGCCCAAACAGACTTCTTCAACTGAGCGGAAATTGCATATGTCATTCAGCGTAGATTGAATACCCTAAAGGAATTATGGATATAATtattactcatatttttcctaATAGCAGAATGTAAGTTTAATGATAAATTATGAactatttattgtttattccgTAATGTATAATTCCTTAAATTCAGCTATAAATCgttgttatttttgtaggtTTTCTATAATTTCAGCTGAGTCTTAAAGTAATTGAAAAAATTAACGAACTCATCCAAAGAGACCGACAATGACAATAAAGCCCAAGTGAGTAAGATTTCAATGTCGTGCACCAACAATTTACCCTCACTGTTTTTCTAATTAGTGCTCTATATCCGCCGTGCGCCCTCCTCTCACTCCCCTGTCCCAATCCTCCATCCGATCCGATCGTCTTGGATAACCCCATTCGCACCCCCGCGCTTGACCAACCGACTCCCAGTCGTATTTGCTCTGGCCATTCAGTCGTATCGTCTTTTATCGTTCACTTGATTAGAGAAGGTCTCCCCGTTGTCGCCGAGTTTCATATTCTGCTGATCGCAGCGGtatttgcttaattaaaatttctgtTCTTGCCGCGTAGCATTGCGTGTATTGATATAACTTCATTCTTTGGAATAgtgaatattaaatttataataaacaaaGCAGTGAATTCACAAGTTCATTTTACTAgagaatttattttaaatagtttACACAGAAACGTTTAGATTATCTTACAGattgaaataatttaagttcacTTTGTGCAGTAACTGTCTActttacattacattacaacTAGCAATGAAGGAATAAATACATCTACATGGCATTTTACACGTGTAAACGGAGCTATCTACATAGGCGGCTCTACTCCACCACATTGATTTCAATATTATCATCTTCGTCGGCCTGCTCGCTCAAATCCACGCTGGAACAGCTATCGGAACTGTAGTCGAGTGCCTCCTGGGGCGCACCATCACCGGATGGCGTGGATGCCTTGAAAACACCTCCGGATTCGGGTACTGCACTCGGCTGCTTCTCCTGGCCACTCTTCAGATTCTCGCGGGTGTGCCGCCACTTCATGCGACGGTTTTGGAACCACACCTTGACCTAATCAGGGTATAAAAATTggttgtaatatatatatctatgcaAGGAGTCGAATGTCCAAATAGTTAATTATGTTAAACTATGAAAATCCTAACTAACCTGAGCGTCGGTGAGATTCAGTCGTGCCGCCAGCTTGCGGCGATCTGGCTTGGTGATGTACTTCTGCTGCTGGAACTGAATCTCCAGGCCCTTGCGCTGCAGATTCGAGAAGACGGCGCGAGACCAGGATCGCTTGCGCTTTCCATTGCCTCCGGCTGAGGCGTTACCCTGGCTATTGCCATGTCCATGTGCACCGTTCTGGGAtgtggcggcggcagcggcggcgggcGAGGTGGGCGCTATGTCCAGGAGCTGCTGCGGCGTTTTGCCCAGaaatcgctgctgctgttgcgtcAGCTGGAGGCTCGTGAGGCTGTGGAGCGGCGCCAGTAGCGCCGATGCTGTCGTCGAGTTGTGTGGCGGGGGCTTGTGCTGCTGATGGAGGTGTTTGGGATggtgctgatgatgatgttgctgatgctggtgttgctgcttctgATGTTGATGGAAGCGGAGGAGCGCATTGGTGGCCAGCGTGGGATAAGTGGGTGCGGCTGTTCAGGAATGGAATGTTAAAGTCAATTGGGAGATTCATACTTCCTTCATTAGCAATAACTCTTATTTTGTTGCCCTAACGAATCCGGTGCGTTTTTTACGCACCAATTtggatatttatttttataggaAAACTACCATTAGTTATGGACAACATCCTCCCTTGGTAGTTGCACATTGCATCCGCAGGAAATAATACATTTATCGCCGGCCAAAGAAATAATACTTATTTCGCCAGCGAAAATATGAAattcaactttttgtgttttctgAGTAAATTATTTTGATCAATAAAATGCATGTTGAGAATTTTTAAATGGGtttgtttataataaaattttcacttaattggaaattatCATTGAAGCGTTTTGTGGCTAGGGGGGGGGCAACGAAATTTGTTTACTTCCAGCGCGAAtctaaacaacaacaattaccTCCAGAGAGCCAAAATTATTTGGGGTAATCGAACACGACATGGGGCACACGAGGTAGAGTTCGAACCAGGGTGCTTTACTTCccttaaatgttttttaaatatcCAAAAATGTATACAAGCAGTCAAATGACGTTGATTGCTCTATTGTAATCTTAATAATTCTTGGCATTTACCATCCTTTGTCTAACTACTGAGTTTCAATCAAGATCATTACTGCAGCATTCAGCAACTCAAAGGACTCCgctgaaaagtatgctacaaaaAAGTTCTGTTGAATCCTCAGTTCACAATAATGACACTAATGTTGATAAGAAATGAAATCCTGATACTGTTTTAATTCCCATCCTTGACTTTTTCATagaattttatttgatttcaaaCTGCAACCCATTCCTCTTTGTTTGTATCTAACGCTAAATTATCATAGGTATTTTTTATTGCCTTTTTAACGTTGTGCTAGGTGGAATTCGATTTGTTTGTGTGCTCGCGGCATGCGCCTAATTGTTTTCGAGATCGAGCGTTTTATTTACTTAAGCAACACACTACTCGATCGATCGTGTGTATTTACACTGCAGCGGAAATGCGCTTCTGCACTTGTAGATACAATTGTATCTCGATCCGTGCGCTTGTGTATCTGCATCGGGAACGCCAATGGAATCTCAGCATATCTGCAGGGGCTAATAACGCCTTAATTGGCCGTTTTGGCATTTGGTTTGTGTCAACCATCGGGGGTTTGTTATAATGAGTTTTCACCGACTTTCAACACCTTGGACGTGAGGCGGGGCATTGGGGTTCACTCACAGCGCGAGATCATTAATTGCCGGCTATCCCGTtcagatacatatacaaaaCACCGCCAGCGGCCCCGTAAATATCTTAATGAGTTGTGATAATTTTTCGGTTGCCATCTTAAATCACTCAAGGGCCTGGATTGCAGATGCATCTCGAGCAGGATGTGTTTGCGAATCGTACATTTCGCAGCCATATTTAAGTTGCATCGATTTATTAGCCCGCTGCATTCCACATTTACGACTTCGCGAATATTGTGGCTCATTTCGCGGTAAACTGCGAATGATCTTTTGGGGTTAAGCAGAGCACTCCCAGTGGGCCATGTGCTCTGGAAATTTGGACTACCAGCTCGACAAGTGGAGTATGTGTTTATTTGATTGATTATAAtccattatacatatatatctactTCCGAACATTCGATTCTCTGACtttaactaactaactatgcACTAAGATATATTATCTGCATTATGTACtttcaatatttttaagtGAAATTAAAAGTATAACTAATATTAATAATCCACGTATCCTTTCAATTGCCTATTCCGTGAAATATCTTTAGCTACTTGGGATTGTCGTCAATTTTCACTCAATTCATTATAGTTATAGATATGTTAATCCCATAGTTGTggtatctacatatatatatatcaatcCCGTTAATTCGAGTTGAGTGCGTGGTAATTATTATTGCTACAGGCGGCCCTCCCCTGCTGTTGGGAACTTGAGAAAGAGTCTTCAAAGTTCCAAAAGAAATCGTCTGAGGGCCATCATTAATCAGTGATCTTCGAACGCTTTGAAAGTGCATCTAACAGTTGGATTAACATATAAATTGCTAATTAATTAGACGCACGGCGCCGGATTATTGTTCAGACAGCATTTCCATATCAGACAATGGTCTGTAGCATCAATCGATCGATGGATCGATGGATGGATCGATCGATCGGCAGCCagaagagcaacaacaacagatcAACAAACTACTCATCGCCAGGCGGGACAggcaaacagcaacaaatagTCGACGGAGGAGCCGCAGTGATCTGGCTGGTCCATGATTTTATGATGTGCGATGCGATGCAATCAATCCATCACGGAATAATTCCGCAGGGGCCGGCAGGTTGGACACGGCGGGCAGCCACAGGGTAGCCTCCTCCTGGAAAGGCCACCACAGTGGGTGGTTGTGTAAATACTTGGCCTTTGGCTCGGCCCCCAAAGAACAGCGCATAGTTTCACCCGTGCCCGTACCCATACCCGGTACAGTCATCCATCGGTCAGCAGTTCTCTGTCGTTGGCCTAAACGGCAGCCGAGCCTCATTGGAGTCGGTTGAGCCGCAGTAGTTGGACCCGTGGCGCCCAATCTATCAGAGATCCGCCTCTCTGGCCGGGCCAAAGATGCCTCCACCTGTCGAACTCGTGCCCCTTCCATTTCCCGAACTCCTCGTCCGGCGGAACAATTCATTAGAGCGGGCAATTAGATGGATAgctatctgtatctgcaaaTGAATGACGGGCCAATTGCccaagcaaataaacaaactgttCGCCACAAACGTTTTCCACGATCCGTGTGAGCttgaagtttatttttaaagacTGACTCGTAATTTCTTCATAAATTGTTCTTAATTTTCCACTTTGGTCTTTGGCGTCTCATCGATTTGCGGTGCCCAAAGGATTGATGAAGCCTTTCAGACTTTCAGGTGCTGTctgttcttcttttttttacgGATCTCTTGTTGATTGAGCTATGTCGAATTTATTCGCCTTACTAATTGCTCCTCCCATTTTTTGGCTGAGCAAATGTGTTTGAAAACCGCTTAGCACTGATGATCATTT contains the following coding sequences:
- the LOC6613561 gene encoding breast cancer anti-estrogen resistance protein 3 isoform X1, which translates into the protein MGNTQARPLVNRQEPNRRSSILWNFRYSNTVRRREDLSVMVHNSRMSISEWLDLLELQQYEGNLQEFSTVDDVVDITDKELKQCGVRGAHRQRMVNSLMGVRAKRRQSMNLEAMSSAPRAVPRRKNSCPLVYLGENPQDMAGSGDSGPGVITTKSGKVLKQLTFDETSTIYEELRPRSKCNSPHWAIEDSRMEGYGSSNATTPLATAQPSPSEQQEAIALKKALEWELSLDARELRSHAWYHGALPRQRAEEIVQREGDFLVRDCASQPDNYVLSCRSKAAVLHFVLNKLVLQPETVYERVQYQFEEDAFDTVPDLITFYVGSGKPISSASGALIQFPCNRTYPLSFYGHKIVGNQLHTQMLAGLRGLSPLNSPMGSNGAVGAGMTPTFRFEPQQQQQQQLTPMAESPASPHCSPPRARREVPPPPRLPCKKQQRSQSLTPAQAMLVSNINKLQEQQLQMQELENGNGNGIMRFQTIARCNPTSEQHLESKFTTHSLPRPNTSAAQALRQQAVARISSLARNCSLDSPSDSRPPSPPPKPRKEPMAAVLAYQASGSDSGNGSGDSALGDACEASVQRGVIIKNPRFMTTSVSNGTLKSFTEFDVLAAEEELFTMAIEEVKTASKFDFENFVTLLLPSVENKPLDGDALNTFKMMLLETGPKLLAEHITRIDIALFLEEPSNEEEYYLSCSGLELLTLPHGKVFREDIIERTQCIKLMVAVTILTCQTDLDRAQLLSKWIQIAVETKTALGNLFGFSAIMLGLCMQQIQKLDQAWHILRQQYTDSAFTFEAKLRPTLSIMNEASNPQAPNTTVPHVLLYALLIDRPVMDIINHSNIEDRPALYHTCIAPWESKADDFGMTINFQHLDASRGFLKNLELYRKNAKIILEDASPRLDELLADAFRTEFHVKFLWGSSGATAKAEDRHNKLEKVLTLMADKFCLMAEQ
- the LOC6613561 gene encoding breast cancer anti-estrogen resistance protein 3 isoform X2; protein product: MEGYGSSNATTPLATAQPSPSEQQEAIALKKALEWELSLDARELRSHAWYHGALPRQRAEEIVQREGDFLVRDCASQPDNYVLSCRSKAAVLHFVLNKLVLQPETVYERVQYQFEEDAFDTVPDLITFYVGSGKPISSASGALIQFPCNRTYPLSFYGHKIVGNQLHTQMLAGLRGLSPLNSPMGSNGAVGAGMTPTFRFEPQQQQQQQLTPMAESPASPHCSPPRARREVPPPPRLPCKKQQRSQSLTPAQAMLVSNINKLQEQQLQMQELENGNGNGIMRFQTIARCNPTSEQHLESKFTTHSLPRPNTSAAQALRQQAVARISSLARNCSLDSPSDSRPPSPPPKPRKEPMAAVLAYQASGSDSGNGSGDSALGDACEASVQRGVIIKNPRFMTTSVSNGTLKSFTEFDVLAAEEELFTMAIEEVKTASKFDFENFVTLLLPSVENKPLDGDALNTFKMMLLETGPKLLAEHITRIDIALFLEEPSNEEEYYLSCSGLELLTLPHGKVFREDIIERTQCIKLMVAVTILTCQTDLDRAQLLSKWIQIAVETKTALGNLFGFSAIMLGLCMQQIQKLDQAWHILRQQYTDSAFTFEAKLRPTLSIMNEASNPQAPNTTVPHVLLYALLIDRPVMDIINHSNIEDRPALYHTCIAPWESKADDFGMTINFQHLDASRGFLKNLELYRKNAKIILEDASPRLDELLADAFRTEFHVKFLWGSSGATAKAEDRHNKLEKVLTLMADKFCLMAEQ
- the LOC6613562 gene encoding homeobox protein H2.0, which encodes MLLHESVASMEQSMPENLSTHMYGECEVNPALAKCPDPVDVDPVELPTKESCAPTTIVSTSPTSATSTTKVKLSFSVDRLLGSEPEESHRKSSSSPSTKSCCDGSILACCSFPHCFSQATAESRRFGHATLPATFTPTSSHTYPFVGLDKLFPGPYMDYKSVLRPTPIRAAEHAAPTYPTLATNALLRFHQHQKQQHQHQQHHHQHHPKHLHQQHKPPPHNSTTASALLAPLHSLTSLQLTQQQQRFLGKTPQQLLDIAPTSPAAAAAATSQNGAHGHGNSQGNASAGGNGKRKRSWSRAVFSNLQRKGLEIQFQQQKYITKPDRRKLAARLNLTDAQVKVWFQNRRMKWRHTRENLKSGQEKQPSAVPESGGVFKASTPSGDGAPQEALDYSSDSCSSVDLSEQADEDDNIEINVVE